From Polaribacter haliotis:
GGTCGTTAAATTTTGGGTCTGGTAATAAGACTCTTTTTTTTGCTGCTCTTTTTCTCATGTCTTTACATTAAAAAAGTTACTAAATTACTTTTTTGGGCGTTTTGCTCCATACTTAGATCTACGTTGGGTTCTACCCTCAACTCCTGCAGTATCTAATGCACCACGTACTACGTGATATTTAACTCCTGGCAAATCTTTTACCCTTCCACCTCTAACTAATACTATCGAGTGCTCTTGTAAGTTATGTCCTTCACCTGGAATGTACGCGTTTATCTCATTACCATTTGTTAATCTAACTCTGGCAACTTTTCTCATTGCTGAATTAGGTTTCTTTGGCGTAGTAGTATAAACTCTAGTACAAACTCCACGTCTTTGAGGACAAGACGACAAAGCAGCCGATTTACTCTTCTTAGTTATTTTGGTTCTTCCTTTACGAACTAATTGTTGAATAGTTGGCATACTAAAAATTACTGTTTTACGTTTATATTAAACATTATCTCTTTTTTAAGAGTCTGCAAATGTACAATTAATTTCTAATTATTCAATTATCAGCAAGTTATTTTTTTTGAAATGAGTTATTAATTATATTCTTTTCAAGTTTTGAGTTACATTTGAACAACTATTAATCATAAGTTTTGAAGCAAAAAGTTACGCTATTTATTCTTTTATTTTCTACAACAATTTCCCTTAACTCTCTTTTTGCCCAAAAATACACCTTAACCTTATCCTCAAAGACAGCTGCTGAGCTTTCTGTATTACATAAAATCGATTATCAAAAAAAACACAAAGACAGTTTAAGTATATATAATGAGTTAGATAGAGTTTCTTCTTATTTAAAAAAAATAGGCTATTTCTCAAATACAATAAATAGTGTTTCGAAAGATTTAAATAATTTTACCGTAATATTTCAATTAAATGAAAGGATAGAGAATGCTGTTTTAATTTTCAAGAACCCTTCTTCTTCATTATTGAAAGAATTTAATTTTGAAGGCAATTCTATAACCATTCCTATTGAAAAACTTCAACAAATATTATCCACCTTTTCTAAAAATCTTGAAAAAGACGGAAAATCGTTTTCCAAAGTCCAATTAACAGATGTAAGCATAAAAAGCAAAAAACTTTACGGAACTCTAATTATTGAGGAATCTAAAAAAAGAATTATCACTAAGACAATCGTAAAAGGTTATAAAGATTTCCCTAAATCATATTTTAAAAATTATTATAATATAAATAGAAACACTATTTTTAATAAGCAGAAATTGGAAACTATTAAAAGACTCTCCAACAACCTATCTTTTGTTGAAGAAATTAAACCTCCTGAAATTTTATTTACAAAAGATTCTACCTACCTATATATATATCTAAAAAAAAGAAACTCTAGTAGCTTTAACGGACTAATTAATTTTTCTTCAAATGAAAGTGGGAATTTGATTTTTAATGGTCACATCGATTTAAAACTAAATAACATTTTTAATACCGGTGAAAATTTAAACTTATTCTGGAATAGTATTGGTGAAGAAAAACAGGAATTTGAATTATCACTTAACACACCTTATATATTAAACTCTAAAATTTCTCCAGATATTTCTTTTTCAATTTACAAGCAAGATTCAACTTTTATAAACACAAAGTTTAATACGAATATAAATTATTCTATAAATGAGAAATCAAAAATTGGATTAACCTTTAGTTTAGAAGATTCTGAAAAGTTAATTAATGACTCAAAAAACAATGTATATACGTTTAACAATTTCTTCCTTGGAACAACATTTCAATTTAACATTCCCAAAAATGATTTTTTTAGAAATGATAAATTTTCTTTTGACATTAATCCCTCAATTGGTAAAAGAACTAGTTTAATTGAAAGTTCTAATCAATTTAAAATCCACTTAAATACTTCTTATATTTTTGACATTAATAATAGGAATTCGATTTTTATTAGAAATAACACAGGTTATTTGAATTCTACAAATTTTATCGAAAATGAATTATTTAGAATTGGGGGATCAAAATCTATAAGAGGTTTTAATGAGCAAAGTATCTTTGCGAAAGATTATACGTTCTTTAACATAGAATACAGATACGTAACTTCTGAAAAATCCTATTTATATTCAATTACAGACATTGGAAAAATCAACACAACAATTAAAAGCGAAGACCTTTTAAGCATTGGACTGGGATACCTATTTACTTCAAGAAATTCTCAAATTAATCTAAGTGTTGCATCCATATTAAACACCAATACTAAGATTGACTTAAAAAGCACACAATTATCACTTAACTGGAAAAATTTTTTTTAAAAAAATAACAACCTCTGTAAGTTAACCATAAACATAACGACTTAGTTAATGAAAGATGTAGAGAAAATAAGGAAAGTAAAATTCTAATTAATAAATATAAAATTAAAAAATAACTCTAAACAACTAATTATTAAGTAGTTATGTAAATATTAGTTATCTGATTAACAAATTATTAACTTTTTTATGTTAAAAAATTGGTTAATTAAGTTTTATTTAAGACTTTTGGGATTAATTAATTCAAATAATTTTACAATGAAAACAAAGTTTAAAGGGATTTTAACGCTGTTATTAGCGTTTGTTATGCAAATGAGTTTTGCTCAGGAGAAAACAATTTCTGGAACGGTGTCAGATGATTCTGGCGTATTACCAGGAGTTAGTATTCTAATTAAAGGTACCAATAAAGGTACTGAAACAGATTTCGATGGTAAGTATTCTATTAAAGCAAAATCTGGAGACAGATTAGTTTATAGATACTTAGGTTACAAAGTTGTTAATAAGACTGTTGGTAACTCGAATGTAATAAATGTTACTTTAGTTCAAGATGCTAATGTCTTAGACGAGATTGTTGTAACAGGAGTTGCAAGAGGAACATCAACAAAAAAACTTGGATTTTCTTTAGCTAAGGTTAGCACAAAAGAATTACAAGAAGTACCTGCAGCAGATCCTGCAAATGCATTAAGAGGTAAAGTAGCTGGTGTAAGAATTGTTCAACCATCTGGTAACCCTTCTTCAGCACCTCAAATTAGATTAAGAGGATCTACATCTATTAGTGGTTCTCAAAGCCCATTAATTATTGTAGATGGTATTATTACAAATGGTAGTTTAAGAGATGTAGCAGTTGAAGACATTGCTAGTATGGAAGTTGTTAAAGGTGCTGCAGCAGCATCATTATATGGTTCATTGGCAGCAAATGGTGTTATACAAATTATCACTAAAAAAGGAAAAGGTAAATTAAATGTTACTCTAAGAAGTGAATATGGTTTTTCTGCTTTAACAAGTAACTACCCAGTTACAAATAAGCATTCTTATTTAAATGACCCTTTAGGTGTAAGAGATGGAGATTGGGATAATGATCCTGCAACACCAAATACTAGTAATTTTGGTTTTGATTTAAGTTCTGGAAATAGAGTTTTAGACCCAGATGGTCTTTTTGACAATAACTATTTAAGTACTTTATATGACAATGTAGATAATCTTTTTGAATCTCAAGATTTTACAGTTAATACTCTTTCTTTATCAGGTTCTGAAGATATTTATAATTATTATTTATCTTTTCAAGATATGAAACAAGGTGGGGCATTAGAGCCAGTACCTCCTTATAAGAGACAAAGTATAAGAGCTAATTTTGGTGTAAAACCATCAGAAAAATTTGAAATTAAATTTACAGGTTCTTTAACTAAAACAGATGGGCAGTCTATTACAGAACAAGGTCAAGGGGCTAACTATTTTTACAGTGCTTTAACTGTTGAGCCTTTTATTAATTTAACTGCAAGAGACGCACAAGGAAATTTTCAAAATTCTGGGATTCCTGGTTATGATGTTCAAGCAGGAAACTTCCAAAACCCATTATATGTGGCTCAGGAACAAATTAGAGATTTTTACAGAAACAGGACTTTGTTAGGTGTTGATCTTTTGTACGACTTAACTGAAGATATTCAATTTAGTTTTAGTCAAAGTATGGATAGAACAAGTATTAGAGGGTTTTCTTATAATCCAAAAGGATTTGAAACGCCTACTCCAAGTGCAACATTAAATAATGGATTTATTGGAGAGAGCGAAACAAAATTTCAAACAAATGTAACTGGTTTACAAGGTATATATAGTAAAACTTTTGGAGATTTAAATTTTGCTGCTACAGTAAAATATTTATTTGAAAGTAGAACTTACAATGCATTATCTGCTAGTGGTTTTGATATCATAGCTTCTGGAGTATTAAATGTAGAAAATACTTTAAGAGATAACCAAAGTATTAGTTCTCAAAATGAAAGAGAAATTGCAAGAAATTACTTTGTTAATTTAGATTTTGATTACAAAAACAAATTAATTTTAAATGTATTAGGAAGAAGAGATGAATCTTCTTTATTTGGTTCTGAAGAAAGATCTAAATATTATGGAAGAGGTTCTTTAGCATATAGGCTTACTGAAGATATTGAAATTAATAATGTTCAAGAATTAAAATTCAGAGCAGCATATGGTACATCTGGATTAAGACCTCCAGCTTGGAATGCACAATATGAAACTTACTCAGTAACAACGTCTGGAATTAGCCCAGGAGTTTTAGGTAACAACAAGTTAAAACCATCTGTTTCTGCAGAATTGGAATTAGGTTTAAACGCAGTTGTTTTTGATAAGATAAATGTAGAATTCAATTACTCTGATACTAAGACGAAAGATGCAGTAGTATTAGTACCATTACCAAGTGTAGCTGGTTTTTCTGCTCAATATCAAAATATTGGAGAAATATCTAGTAAATATTTTGAAGTTAGTATTAATGGAAACATAATAGATACTGAAGATTTTAAATGGAATTTTGGTGTTAATTTTGATACTGGTACTCAAGAAATCTCAAATTTAAATGGTGTTCCTGCTTTTACAAGAGGTGGTCTTGGAGCTGTTAATTTATTTAGAGTTGAAGAAGGTCTTCCTTATGGAACAATGTATGGACAAAGTTTTGTGACTTCTGTAGCGGATCTTTCAACAGATGCTAATGGAGAAGTTTTAAACTTCGGTGGTTCTGGAACTGTACCTGGTGGATCTACAGGAGATTACAGTGTTAATTCTGATGGATATGTTGTATTGACAAGCGCGATAGGAACAGCTGCTGAAACACCTGTGTTATTATATGATGAACAAACAAGCCAAAATAAAGTAAGTGCTATCGGAGATACAAATCCAGACTTTAATGTAGGATTTAATACTTCATTTAATTACAAAGGTTTTAGCTTGTATGCATTAATTGACTGGCAAAAAGGTGGAGATATCTACAATTATACAAAACAAAACTTATATTTTAATGAAAGACATAGTGATCTAGAAAGTTTTGGAGCTGCAGGAAAACATTTACAATATGCACAAAACATCTATAATAGAGCAGAACCAACAAGTTATTTTGTAGAAGATGGTTCTTATGTAAAAGTTAGAGAAATAGCATTAGGATATACTTTAAACACTAAAGAAATTGGTGTCGATTTTATCGATAGTGTAAAATTCTCTGTATCAGGTAGAAACTTATTTACTTTTACAGATTATTCTGGATGGGATCCTGAAGTTGCCATTGCAACAAACCCAACTAACTTTAGGTTAGATGAGTATGCATACCCTAATTTAAAAAGTTTCTCTTTTACAGCAGAAATTAAATTTTAATAAAAAAAAATACAAAAAATGAAAAAAATTATTAGTTATTTAGTTTTTTCTACAATGTTGTTTGTATCATTCACTTCATGTGAAGATTTAAATGTAGAAAATATTAACCAAGCAGATAGAGAAAGAGCTCTAGCTGAAGATTCTGACGTTATAAGTTTATTAGACGGAGCTACAACAAACGTGTTTGCACACATTATAGGTTTTTCTGGAATTTATATGGACAATTTGGCGGATCAGTCGACAACTACAAATGCATATGTAAGTTTTTGGAGTTTTGCAAACCAACCTAGGGAGCAAATTAACAATAGTCCTACAAATGCAGATTTAGGAAATCACGTAGGGAATTCATGGGGTAGTTTAAACTCATATATTAACTCAGCGAACACCATTATTACTTTAATTGAAATTGATGGAAAACAATTATTTAATGAAGGAGTTGATGTTACAAATCAAAAATTATCTGCAGCATACTTTGTAAAAGGTTTAGCTCAAGGTTATTTATCTTTAATTTATGATAAAGCATTTATCGTAAATCCTGATACTGATTTAAGTGCATTAGAGTTTTCTACATACCAAGAAGTAATGGCTGCTAGTATTACTAACTTAGAAAAATCTGTACAATTAGCAGGTAACTCTGCAACTTTAAGATTGCATGATAGTTATACTTTACCAAATGCTTTGTATAAACAAGTTGCAAACTCGTTTATGGCTAAAATTACAATAGGAAATGCAAGAACTAAAGCTGAAGCAGCAAATACTGATAAAGCTAAAGTTTTAGCTTATGTAAATGCAGGAATAACTGCAGACTTTACGCCTCCAACAAAACAAAGTGTTTTGTTTAATAACTTACAAGATTGGAGAACATTTTTTATCTCTGGGCAAGGTTATTTACCAACGGACATTAAAGTAATGCATTTTTTAGATTCTAACTACCCTGTAGATTATCCGACAGATCCAAACATTATTTTAGATCCAGTACAAAGTAACGACCCAAGAGTAGACTATTTTGAATATAATTCAGCATTTGGATTTTTAAGAGAATCTAGAGGAAGGTATTTATTTACAAACTATTTTAATGTTAGAAAATTCTCTGGAAATAATAGAAATGTTGAAGGAATTCCTTTAGATATATTTACTTTAGCTGAATTACAATATATAAAAGCAGAAGTTAGTTCTCCTGCAGATGCGGCTGCTATCTTAGATGCATCTCCTAGAGGAACTGTAGGTAATATAACTACACCAGGAACTGCTACAGAAGTAGAAAAAGCTTTATTGTATGAATATTCTGTTGAATTAGATTTAAATGCTTCAATTGGTACACATTGGTTTTACATGAGAAGAAATGATATGCTTCAAGAAGGTACACCTTTACATTACCCAATTCCAGCATCTGAACTAGAAATTATTGGAGAAGAGTTTTACACTTTTGGTGGAACTGCTAATATTGGAAGTGAAGGAACTGCATCTGGAGCGAATTCATGGAAAAATTTCTAATAAACTATTTTTAAAAATATTTAAAACTACCCTATTAAATAGGGTAGTTTTTTTTTACTTTATGATATATGAAAACTAAATTAATTTTATTAATACTTTTAACCTTATCTTTTGTAAACTGTACAACAAAAGAAAATAAAGAACATAAAACTATCTGTTTACAATATAATATCTTTAATATTAAAAATATAAAAGATGGAGATACTCTTAAAATAGACAGTTTTGTTTTTGTACATAAAGATAATATTACTAAGGAAAATAGTTCTTTTGTACTTCCCTCTTTCGAACCAACATTAATTTCTGAAGGAGATAAAAAATTAAAAGAAAAAATGAATAATATAGACATGGCAGTAATATTGGTAAAACACTTAAATACAACTGGTTTATATGAATTCTCTAACTTTAATCAAACAAATGTAAATGGTATTATAAACATAAAAAGAAAGGATGGCGAAAGAATTTCTATTGAAAAAAATGACGATTATCCACTTAAAATTTTCTGTTTAGACTAGCTTTTTTTTACATATAATTTAAATAAATAATACCCATAATTAAATAAATATTTAGATTTATTTTTAATATGAACCATCTCTTTTGAGATGGTTTTTTTTTGCTCTTTATTTAGCATACATTTGCAAAATGGAAAACGACATGACTAACATATTTGGGATTAGGGCTATAATTGAAGCTATTGAAAGTGGATCAACAATAAATAAAATATACTTACAAAAAGCATTAAGAGGAGATCTTTTTTATCAGTTAGATAAACTGATAAAACAACATCGCTTAACTACAAGTATTGTTCCTGTAGAAAAACTGAATCGTTTATCCAAAAACAGTAATCACCAGGGTGCAGTTGCACAAATTTCTCCTATCGAATTTCATGATTTAGAAACTTTGATTGAAAAAACTATGGAAAGTGGAGATGTTCCTCTATTTTTATTGTTAGACCAACTTTCGGATGTACGAAATTTTGGAGCGATTATTAGAACCGCAGAATGTACTGGAGTTCATGGAATAATTATTCAAAAAAATGGTAGTGCTCCAGTAAATGCGGAAACCATAAAAACCTCTGCAGGTGCTGCTTTTAAAGTTCCTATTTGTAAAGTAGATCATATTAAAGACGCCTTATTTTTACTACAAGCATCTGAAATTAAAACTGTGGCTGCCACAGAAAAAACAGAAGACTCTGTTTTCGATGTTAATTTTAAACAACCATTAGCAATTGTTATGGGATCCGAACATAGAGGTGTTAACCCTTCTATACTAAAAATGGTAGATTATAAAGCAAAATTACCCTTGTTAGGTGAAATAGCATCATTAAATGTTTCTGTTGCTTGTGGAGCCTTCTTATATGAAAGTGTAAGACAAAGAATTAGTTAAATATTATTAATTTCTTCTTCCTCAACTATTACATCTTCTTTGGGTGGAGAAAAATTTCCCTGTTCATCAAATAATAAATCAAATTCCGTTTCAGAAAATTGATGCTCTTTCTTTACTATTCCTTTTTTTCTATAAATAACAGCAAGAATAAGACCTGTTAAAAAACCTGATAAATGTCCTTCCCAAGACATACCATCTTTAATTGGTAAAACATACCAAATCATACTTCCATAAAGAAAAATGATAATAAAAGAAAGTGCAACTAGTCTGTAATGTTTTTTTATAATACCACTAAAAAAAACAAAACTAAAAAGTAAATACACAATA
This genomic window contains:
- the rpsL gene encoding 30S ribosomal protein S12; the encoded protein is MPTIQQLVRKGRTKITKKSKSAALSSCPQRRGVCTRVYTTTPKKPNSAMRKVARVRLTNGNEINAYIPGEGHNLQEHSIVLVRGGRVKDLPGVKYHVVRGALDTAGVEGRTQRRSKYGAKRPKK
- a CDS encoding ShlB/FhaC/HecB family hemolysin secretion/activation protein — encoded protein: MKQKVTLFILLFSTTISLNSLFAQKYTLTLSSKTAAELSVLHKIDYQKKHKDSLSIYNELDRVSSYLKKIGYFSNTINSVSKDLNNFTVIFQLNERIENAVLIFKNPSSSLLKEFNFEGNSITIPIEKLQQILSTFSKNLEKDGKSFSKVQLTDVSIKSKKLYGTLIIEESKKRIITKTIVKGYKDFPKSYFKNYYNINRNTIFNKQKLETIKRLSNNLSFVEEIKPPEILFTKDSTYLYIYLKKRNSSSFNGLINFSSNESGNLIFNGHIDLKLNNIFNTGENLNLFWNSIGEEKQEFELSLNTPYILNSKISPDISFSIYKQDSTFINTKFNTNINYSINEKSKIGLTFSLEDSEKLINDSKNNVYTFNNFFLGTTFQFNIPKNDFFRNDKFSFDINPSIGKRTSLIESSNQFKIHLNTSYIFDINNRNSIFIRNNTGYLNSTNFIENELFRIGGSKSIRGFNEQSIFAKDYTFFNIEYRYVTSEKSYLYSITDIGKINTTIKSEDLLSIGLGYLFTSRNSQINLSVASILNTNTKIDLKSTQLSLNWKNFF
- a CDS encoding SusC/RagA family TonB-linked outer membrane protein — encoded protein: MKTKFKGILTLLLAFVMQMSFAQEKTISGTVSDDSGVLPGVSILIKGTNKGTETDFDGKYSIKAKSGDRLVYRYLGYKVVNKTVGNSNVINVTLVQDANVLDEIVVTGVARGTSTKKLGFSLAKVSTKELQEVPAADPANALRGKVAGVRIVQPSGNPSSAPQIRLRGSTSISGSQSPLIIVDGIITNGSLRDVAVEDIASMEVVKGAAAASLYGSLAANGVIQIITKKGKGKLNVTLRSEYGFSALTSNYPVTNKHSYLNDPLGVRDGDWDNDPATPNTSNFGFDLSSGNRVLDPDGLFDNNYLSTLYDNVDNLFESQDFTVNTLSLSGSEDIYNYYLSFQDMKQGGALEPVPPYKRQSIRANFGVKPSEKFEIKFTGSLTKTDGQSITEQGQGANYFYSALTVEPFINLTARDAQGNFQNSGIPGYDVQAGNFQNPLYVAQEQIRDFYRNRTLLGVDLLYDLTEDIQFSFSQSMDRTSIRGFSYNPKGFETPTPSATLNNGFIGESETKFQTNVTGLQGIYSKTFGDLNFAATVKYLFESRTYNALSASGFDIIASGVLNVENTLRDNQSISSQNEREIARNYFVNLDFDYKNKLILNVLGRRDESSLFGSEERSKYYGRGSLAYRLTEDIEINNVQELKFRAAYGTSGLRPPAWNAQYETYSVTTSGISPGVLGNNKLKPSVSAELELGLNAVVFDKINVEFNYSDTKTKDAVVLVPLPSVAGFSAQYQNIGEISSKYFEVSINGNIIDTEDFKWNFGVNFDTGTQEISNLNGVPAFTRGGLGAVNLFRVEEGLPYGTMYGQSFVTSVADLSTDANGEVLNFGGSGTVPGGSTGDYSVNSDGYVVLTSAIGTAAETPVLLYDEQTSQNKVSAIGDTNPDFNVGFNTSFNYKGFSLYALIDWQKGGDIYNYTKQNLYFNERHSDLESFGAAGKHLQYAQNIYNRAEPTSYFVEDGSYVKVREIALGYTLNTKEIGVDFIDSVKFSVSGRNLFTFTDYSGWDPEVAIATNPTNFRLDEYAYPNLKSFSFTAEIKF
- a CDS encoding RagB/SusD family nutrient uptake outer membrane protein; this encodes MKKIISYLVFSTMLFVSFTSCEDLNVENINQADRERALAEDSDVISLLDGATTNVFAHIIGFSGIYMDNLADQSTTTNAYVSFWSFANQPREQINNSPTNADLGNHVGNSWGSLNSYINSANTIITLIEIDGKQLFNEGVDVTNQKLSAAYFVKGLAQGYLSLIYDKAFIVNPDTDLSALEFSTYQEVMAASITNLEKSVQLAGNSATLRLHDSYTLPNALYKQVANSFMAKITIGNARTKAEAANTDKAKVLAYVNAGITADFTPPTKQSVLFNNLQDWRTFFISGQGYLPTDIKVMHFLDSNYPVDYPTDPNIILDPVQSNDPRVDYFEYNSAFGFLRESRGRYLFTNYFNVRKFSGNNRNVEGIPLDIFTLAELQYIKAEVSSPADAAAILDASPRGTVGNITTPGTATEVEKALLYEYSVELDLNASIGTHWFYMRRNDMLQEGTPLHYPIPASELEIIGEEFYTFGGTANIGSEGTASGANSWKNF
- the rlmB gene encoding 23S rRNA (guanosine(2251)-2'-O)-methyltransferase RlmB; the encoded protein is MENDMTNIFGIRAIIEAIESGSTINKIYLQKALRGDLFYQLDKLIKQHRLTTSIVPVEKLNRLSKNSNHQGAVAQISPIEFHDLETLIEKTMESGDVPLFLLLDQLSDVRNFGAIIRTAECTGVHGIIIQKNGSAPVNAETIKTSAGAAFKVPICKVDHIKDALFLLQASEIKTVAATEKTEDSVFDVNFKQPLAIVMGSEHRGVNPSILKMVDYKAKLPLLGEIASLNVSVACGAFLYESVRQRIS